A DNA window from Massilia putida contains the following coding sequences:
- the bamC gene encoding outer membrane protein assembly factor BamC: MMTSTAARTVALTAIAFSLAACTTVFESDKVDYKASKKAAPLDIPPDLTQLQKDNRYAVPDGRGVATASGFQQQRGANPVVAAASGEQIGQVPTDTIRIERNGNQRWLVVKETPEQLWPQLLEFWHNSGFTVETESPQTGIMETNWAENRAKIPQDFIRRTIGKVFDSAYSTGERDKFRTRLERRPDGTTEIYISHRGAEEVLTGPQKETTTWTARPNDPELEAEFLSRLMAQLTGTKVKEATSFVTNAPLEAQHAKLEGNKVVVDEGFDRAWRRVGLALDRVGFTVEDRDRVQGIYYVRYVDPDAVKKEGFFSKLFGGDDKNKEAQKYRVLVSTVQGATSTDVTVQTNDGKPETSPTGAKILKLLADELK; this comes from the coding sequence ATGATGACCTCCACCGCAGCCCGCACCGTGGCGCTGACCGCCATCGCGTTCAGCCTGGCCGCGTGCACGACCGTGTTCGAATCGGACAAGGTGGACTACAAGGCTTCCAAGAAGGCGGCACCGCTGGATATTCCGCCCGACCTGACCCAGCTGCAGAAAGACAACCGCTACGCCGTGCCGGATGGCCGCGGCGTCGCCACGGCGTCCGGCTTCCAGCAGCAGCGCGGCGCCAATCCGGTCGTCGCGGCCGCATCCGGCGAACAGATCGGCCAGGTGCCGACCGACACCATCCGCATCGAGCGTAACGGCAACCAGCGCTGGCTCGTGGTCAAGGAGACCCCGGAACAGCTGTGGCCGCAACTGCTGGAGTTCTGGCATAACTCGGGTTTCACCGTCGAGACCGAGTCGCCACAGACCGGCATCATGGAAACCAACTGGGCCGAGAACCGCGCCAAGATCCCGCAGGACTTCATCCGCCGCACCATCGGCAAGGTGTTCGATTCCGCCTATTCGACGGGCGAGCGCGACAAGTTCCGCACCCGCCTCGAGCGCCGTCCCGACGGCACGACCGAGATCTACATCAGCCACCGCGGCGCCGAGGAAGTGCTGACCGGTCCGCAGAAGGAAACGACGACGTGGACCGCGCGTCCGAACGACCCGGAACTGGAAGCCGAATTCCTGAGCCGCCTGATGGCCCAGCTGACCGGCACCAAGGTCAAGGAAGCGACCTCGTTCGTGACGAACGCCCCGCTGGAAGCGCAGCACGCCAAGCTGGAAGGCAACAAGGTCGTCGTCGACGAAGGTTTCGACCGCGCATGGCGCCGCGTCGGCCTGGCGCTGGACCGCGTCGGCTTCACGGTGGAAGACCGCGACCGCGTGCAAGGCATCTACTACGTGCGCTACGTCGATCCGGACGCCGTCAAGAAGGAAGGCTTCTTCAGCAAGCTGTTCGGTGGCGACGACAAGAACAAGGAAGCGCAGAAGTACCGCGTGCTCGTCTCGACCGTGCAGGGCGCGACGTCGACCGACGTGACCGTCCAGACGAACGACGGCAAGCCGGAGACGTCGCCGACCGGCGCCAAGATCCTCAAGCTGCTGGCGGACGAGTTGAAATAA